TGGGTCGGCTCAATTACGACAGGAGTTCCTTTGATTAAAAGCTGAAACATAAGCCAGTTGAACCCTCCCGGCGAAACAACTCTGGATTTTCGTCCTGCGATTCCTTTTTCGATCTCCTTCGCATCCTCTTCATGGGCCATGACCGGTACATTGAGCCTTCTTTTTATTTCGGCCGCACTTCCCGCATGATCAAGGTGTAAATGAGTGAGAATGATCCGCCTGATATCTTTTGGATCTTTTCCGCCTTTTTTGATCGCGTTGAAAATTTTATCGGCACTTCCTTTGTATCCTGTATCGACGAGCGTCAGCCCGTCATCTTCAATGACAAATGCGTTTACCGCCCCCAGGGTGATCTGGTAAACGTGGTCTGTGATTTTTCTCATAATAGAATGGGCTTTGGTATTCTTTTTCCATCTATGAGAAAGCGCTGATGTTAAGTAGTTGGCACGGTAGAATCAAACGTAATCATCTGAATAATCATATAAAATATGTTCTATCAGATCGAGTACAAAGTCATATTCCAGCATCATCTCTTTAGAAGGGATTCTTTGATTTC
This sequence is a window from Lewinellaceae bacterium. Protein-coding genes within it:
- a CDS encoding MBL fold metallo-hydrolase; the protein is MRKITDHVYQITLGAVNAFVIEDDGLTLVDTGYKGSADKIFNAIKKGGKDPKDIRRIILTHLHLDHAGSAAEIKRRLNVPVMAHEEDAKEIEKGIAGRKSRVVSPGGFNWLMFQLLIKGTPVVIEPTQVDRRLQDGDELPFAGGIQVIHTPGHTAGHIALWVRADNLVIAGDICANIFGLALSVVYEDTDIGLQSLRKVAALDFDKAVFGHGGPIHRGANLKLRKKFG